The following are from one region of the Salvia hispanica cultivar TCC Black 2014 chromosome 1, UniMelb_Shisp_WGS_1.0, whole genome shotgun sequence genome:
- the LOC125203864 gene encoding long-chain-alcohol O-fatty-acyltransferase-like, with translation MEIDMKEEVNNFIMVCFTIVISSCYCYVTTKLVRKGIIRFLLFFPVLYLLYNLPLYLKALIFNVPIAFFVIWLTPFKLLQLVFDTGPLSDPSLSFLHFVIISCFPIKIHQKPTSPKKPNGPNHTLTINIPFLKHYAIKGFIFLFLTILGYFKHIVPQMLKSFLICIYCYLALEISLVVFAVIARILLGIDTDHPFDHPYLSTSFQDFWGRRWNRVASSCLKSTIFYPILDRASRILGRKWAAVVALVVTFVVSDVMHEIIFYYMDRVRFGWGLPTLFIFQGICVVIESTIKKKIKAKWRLPQRVIGPLIFVFNVISFMWLILPELLEHRVDDRVLGEYVALAEYIRTWAYWAWNGPTLCK, from the coding sequence ATGGAGATAGATATGAAGGAAGAGGTAAACAATTTCATCATGGTATGTTTCACAATTGTTATATCATCATGCTACTGCTATGTCACAACTAAATTGGTTAGAAAAGGTATAATCAGATTCTTGTTGTTTTTTCCTGTGCTATACCTTCTCTACAATCTTCCTCTCTATTTAAAAGCTCTGATTTTTAATGTTCCAATTGCTTTTTTTGTAATATGGCTAACCCCATTCAAGCTTCTACAATTGGTCTTTGACACTGGCCCACTTTCCGACCCATCTCTTTCTTTCCTACACTTTGTCATCATTTCTTGTTTTCCCATCAAGATCCACCAAAAGCCCACCAGCCCAAAAAAGCCCAATGGGCCCAATCACACCCTCACCATTAACATACCTTTCCTCAAACACTATGCTATAAaaggatttattttcttgttcttaACAATATTGGGGTATTTCAAGCACATTGTTCCCCAAATGCTAAAGTCATTCTTGATATGCATCTATTGTTATCTAGCACTAGAAATATCACTAGTGGTGTTCGCGGTCATCGCTCGAATCTTACTAGGGATCGACACCGACCACCCTTTCGATCATCCTTACCTCTCGACGTCATTCCAAGACTTTTGGGGCCGTAGGTGGAACCGTGTGGCCTCGAGTTGTTTAAAATCAACCATATTTTATCCCATTCTAGACCGTGCAAGCCGGATATTGGGCCGAAAGTGGGCCGCAGTTGTAGCCTTGGTGGTGACATTTGTTGTGTCGGACGTCATGCATGAGatcattttttactatatgGACCGTGTGAGGTTTGGATGGGGCTTGCCAACTCTCTTCATTTTCCAAGGAATTTGTGTTGTGATAGAGAGCAcaatcaagaagaaaataaaagctaAATGGAGATTGCCCCAAAGAGTAATTGGGCctttaatatttgtatttaatgttatttcatttatgtGGTTGATCCTGCCAGAGTTGTTGGAGCATAGAGTTGATGATAGAGTTCTTGGGGAATATGTAGCTTTGGCAGAGTATATAAGGACTTGGGCCTACTGGGCTTGGAATGGGCCGACCTTATGTAAATAG
- the LOC125187886 gene encoding E3 ubiquitin-protein ligase UPL5-like produces the protein MKRPVEMWSFLSKRRRKVDDFYILPINPIRMEKEHSVSAVPPSSRLCIHVSISDVFWDHRLDLYAAPSDTIKSIHHKIHLITGIPVTERRLFYRGVQLHWEQTLDEFGVHDYVFFYLIGRMRSTKYPRSCELINEAVSFIFIMCKENPPIKVHTTPKLMLQEFLSMIPRADIEQACGHLKMFSASSAPTALVMLYMSPFRTDKSAADEAIRYFLTSIKSILPKHMHHECVPIIFEFCKLLKEAAGVDDPLYRLCRSSLGLMMEYTEVGKKAKIEIPDIFPFVEELAAKLSHDLVVSMESAHFRGITLIDISDFSSFVAPLVKEIKGCDPIVVPLTEDLRGVSHVYRDELRILYGIFHDLLSILESCLGKLEDRIGGDLEQDKDNLCIGFSYYLEFMKELNSISKIYNGCEALFWEAMKKRKGAFCKLVVKCAKRGEDHSWIFDCKEVTNFEARAHLAMMMFLRVKDENDIFDQVDRDDEEQHEMLIDRSHLLTESSEYMKHADIASLRAGLFIQFKNEEATGPGVLREWLFLVCQEIFNPQSALFVASSNDRRRFYPNPASKVDPMHLEYFGFTGKVIALALMHNIQVGVLFDRLFFMQLAGRRIALEDIRDADPLLYNSCKQILEMGPEAIDQDVLGLTFVHEVVELGTRKTVDLCTNGKSIAVNSENRRKYVDSLIQHRFVVSIAEQVERFAKGFVDIMGCRLQKSFFKCLEPEDLDWMLHGSESAISVDDWKSHTKYDGFNETDDQISWFWKIVGDMTAEQKKILLFFWTSIKYLPIEGFSGLASQLCISKSSESCARLPSSHTCFYRLSFPAYSTIDLLHDYLSIITQEHVGCSFGIG, from the exons ATGAAACGCCCTGTGGAAATGTGGTCATTTCTCTCCAAGCGGCGGAGAAAGGTCGACGACTTTTATATTCTCCCCATAAATCCTATCAGAATGGAAAAGGAGCACTCCGTCTCCGCCGTGCCTCCCTCCTCCCGCCTCTGTATCCACGTCAGCATAAGTGACGTATTTTGGGACCACCGCCTAGACTTGTACGCCGCCCCCTCCGACACTATCAAATCCATCCACCACAAGATCCACCTCATCACTGGAATTCCAGTTACCGAGCGGAGGCTTTTCTACCGCGGGGTACAGCTGCATTGGGAGCAGACTTTAGATGAATTTGGAGTGCACGACTACGTATTCTTCTATCTCATTGGCCGTATGCGCAGCACCAAATACCCGAGGTCCTGTGAGCTCATCAACGAGGCCGTTTCgtttattttcattatgtGCAAGGAAAATCCTCCGATCAAAGTTCACACTACACCCAAGTTAATGCTCCAGGAGTTCTTGTCGATGATTCCACGGGCGGACATTGAACAAGCGTGTGGGCATTTGAAGATGTTCAGTGCTTCCTCGGCCCCAACAGCCCTAGTCATGCTCTACATGTCGCCTTTTAGAACGGATAAGAGTGCGGCTGATGAGGCCATAAGATATTTCCTCACCTCGATTAAGAGCATCCTGCCTAAGCATATGCATCATGAGTGTGTGcctataatttttgaattctGCAAATTGTTGAAGGAGGCAGCTGGAGTTGATGATCCATTGTATCGTTTATGCCGAAGTAGTTTAGGGTTAATGATGGAGTATACTGAGGTTGGAAAGAAGGCTAAAATTGAGATTCCAGatatatttccatttgttGAGGAGTTAGCAGCTAAACTCTCTCATGATTTGGTCGTAAGCATGGAGTCGGCACATTTTCGTGGGATTACATTGATTGATATAAGTGATTTCTCTTCATTTGTGGCACCACTGGTGAAGGAGATTAAGGGATGTGATCCTATTGTTGTTCCCTTGACTGAGGACCTTCGTGGCGTATCTCATGTTTACAGAGATGAGCTTAGAATTTTGTATGGGATTTTCCATGATTTATTAAGTATATTAGAGTCGTGTTTGGGGAAACTTGAGGACCGTATTGGCGGTGATTTGGAACAGGATAAGGATAACCTTTGTATTGGATTTTCTTACTACCTTGAATTTATGAAGGAACTTAATAGTATCTCAAAGATTTACAATGGTTGTGAAGCTTTATTTTGGGAAGccatgaagaaaagaaaaggagctTTCTGTAAACTTGTTGTCAAGTGTGCAAAGAGGGGTGAGGACCATAGTTGGATTTTTGACTGTAAGGAAGTGACCAACTTTGAGGCAAGGGCACATTTAGCAATGATGATGTTTCTCAGGGTGAAGGatgaaaatgacatttttgatCAAGTTGACCGTGACGATGAGGAACAACATGAGATGCTTATTGACCGCTCACATTTGTTGACTGAATCATCAGAGTATATGAAGCATGCAGATATTGCTTCCTTACGTGCTGGTTTATTTATTCAGTTTAAGAATGAGGAAGCCACTGGCCCTGGTGTTTTAAGGGAGTGGCTTTTCTTAGTATGCCAAGAAATCTTCAACCCTCAAAGTGCCCTCTTTGTAGCTTCCTCTAATGATCGCAGAAGGTTCTATCCAAATCCGGCATCTAAAGTGGATCCAATGCACCTCGAGTATTTTGGCTTCACTGGAAAGGTGATTGCCTTGGCCTTGATGCATAATATACAAGTTGGTGTTTTATTTGATCGTCTATTCTTTATGCAATTGGCTGGGCGTAGAATTGCCTTAGAAGATATAAGAGATGCAGATCCCTTGTTATATAACAGTTGCAAGCAAATCTTAGAGATGGGCCCTGAGGCTATTGATCAAGATGTCTTAGGTCTAACATTTGTTCATGAAGTTGTGGAGTTGGGAACAAGGAAGACCGTTGATCTTTGCACTAATGGAAAAAGTATTGCTGTAAATAGTGAAAATAGGAGGAAATATGTTGATTCTCTTATACAACATCGGTTTGTAGTATCTATTGCTGAACAGGTAGAGCGTTTTGCTAAAGGTTTTGTTGACATTATGGGTTGTCGTCTACAAAAATCATTCTTCAAATGCTTGGAACCAGAAGATCTGGACTGGATGCTTCATGGCAGTGAAAGTGCAATCTCTGTAGATGATTGGAAATCACACACAAAGTATGATGGCTTTAATGAAACAGATGATCAGATATCTTGGTTTTGGAAG ATTGTTGGAGATATGACCGCGGAGCAAAAAAAGATTTTACTCTTCTTTTGGACCTCGATTAAATACTTACCAATTGAAGGTTTCAGTGGTTTAGCTTCTCAGCTATGCATCTCCAAGTCTTCTGAATCCTGTGCAAGGCTTCCTTCGTCTCATACATGCTTTTACCGGTTGAGTTTCCCAGCGTACTCTACCATTGATTTGTTGCACGATTATCTTAGCATTATCACTCAGGAGCATGTAGGGTGTAGCTTTGGGATAGGGTGA
- the LOC125203874 gene encoding probable long-chain-alcohol O-fatty-acyltransferase 5 has translation MEGEIKNFILVWTTVVASLCYCHTVSKHLPKTATALRRLAILPIAPLFWLLPLNLTSIHLGAVTSFFIAWLASFKLILFASASGPLHSTPPLPLSLFLPLACFPIKPQHPNTKPSPQQPSHINLPTKITILALLIQVYTYKNHLHPKLIWCCYCIHIYFMLEILLSLAGAVARAFTRIELEPQFNEPYLATSLQDFWGRRWNLMVPKILHPTVYLPVRRAAARLTGSGRWAAVPAVLATFLVSGVMHELVVYNFGRVGPTGEMLGFFVLHGVSLSAEIAVKRAVPERFWVGRAVSGPATVAYVVWSSFWLFFPPFLRAGADVKGCTESLAFVEFLKTRRLVSPAELTCPFL, from the coding sequence atgGAAGGAGAAATCAAGAACTTCATTCTGGTATGGACCACAGTAGTCGCATCCCTCTGCTACTGCCACACCGTATCCAAACACCTCCCCAAAACCGCCACCGCCCTCCGCCGCCTCGCCATCCTCCCGATCGCCCCCCTCTTCTGGCTCCTCCCCCTCAACCTCACCTCCATCCACCTCGGCGCCGTCACCTCCTTCTTCATCGCCTGGCTCGCCAGCTTCAAGCTCATCCTCTTCGCCTCCGCCTCCGGCCCCCTCCACTCCACCCCTCCCCTCCCCCTCTCCCTCTTCCTCCCCTTAGCCTGCTTCCCAATCAAACCCCAACACCCCAACACCAAACCCTCCCCACAACAACCATCCCACATCAACCTCCCCACCAAAATTACCATTTTAGCCCTCCTAATCCAAGTCTACACCTACAAAAACCACCTCCACCCCAAGCTCATCTGGTGCTGCTATTGCattcatatttacttcatGCTCGAGATCCTCCTCTCTTTAGCCGGTGCCGTCGCCAGAGCCTTCACTAGAATCGAACTGGAGCCACAGTTCAACGAGCCTTACCTGGCCACGTCGCTGCAGGATTTCTGGGGGAGGCGGTGGAACCTCATGGTCCCCAAGATCTTGCACCCGACGGTGTACCTGCCAGTGAGGCGGGCCGCGGCCCGCCTCACTGGCAGCGGAAGGTGGGCTGCCGTCCCCGCGGTCCTGGCCACCTTCCTGGTCTCGGGCGTCATGCACGAGCTGGTGGTGTACAACTTCGGGAGGGTGGGGCCCACGGGGGAGATGCTGGGGTTCTTCGTGCTGCACGGGGTGTCGCTGTCGGCGGAGATCGCGGTGAAGAGGGCGGTGCCGGAGAGGTTTTGGGTGGGGCGGGCGGTGTCCGGGCCGGCGACGGTGGCGTATGTGGTGTGGAGCAGTTTTTGGCTGTTTTTTCCGCCGTTTCTTCGGGCAGGGGCGGATGTCAAGGGCTGCACCGAGTCGTTGGCGTTTGTGGAGTTTCTGAAGACTCGGCGGCTGGTCAGCCCGGCCGAGCTTACGTGTCCGTTTCTTTAA